One Natator depressus isolate rNatDep1 chromosome 3, rNatDep2.hap1, whole genome shotgun sequence DNA segment encodes these proteins:
- the HTR1E gene encoding 5-hydroxytryptamine receptor 1E — protein sequence MNFTNCTTEASVAVKPKTVTEKMLVTLTLALITILTMLLNSAVITAIGTTKKLHQPANYLICSLAVTDLLVALLVMPLSITYIVMDTWTLGYFICEIWLSVDMTCCTCSILHLCVIALDRYWAITDAVEYARKRTAKRAGLMIVTVWTISIFISMPPLFWRNHHSVTIPSECRIQHDHVIYTIYSTFGAFYIPLMLILILYYRIYHAAKSLYQKRGSSRHLSNRSTDSQNSFASCKLTQTFCVSDFSTSDPTTEFDKIHASVRIPPIDNDLELAGDRQQISSTRERKAARILGLILGAFILSWLPFFIKELIVGLSVRTVSAEVADFLTWLGYVNSLINPLLYTSFNDDFKLAFKKLIRCWENS from the coding sequence atgaatTTCACAAACTGCACAACAGAAGCCAGCGTGGCTGTCAAACCCAAAACAGTCACCGAAAAGATGCTTGTTACCCTGACCTTGGCCTTAATCACAATTTTGACTATGCTGCTGAACTCTGCTGTAATTACAGCAATTGGCACCACCAAGAAACTACACCAGCCTGCAAATTACTTAATATGTTCACTAGCTGTGACAGATCTGCTTGTTGCTCTTTTAGTCATGCCCTTGAGCATTACATACATAGTGATGGATACGTGGACTCTGGGATACTTCATCTGTGAGATATGGCTTAGCGTTGACATGACCTGCTGCACGTGTTCAATTCTTCATCTTTGTGTCATTGCACTGGATAGATACTGGGCAATCACAGATGCTGTTGAATATGCCAGGAAAAGAACGGCAAAAAGGGCCGGGCTTATGATAGTCACTGTATGGACTATATCCATTTTCATTTCGATGCCACCTTTGTTTTGGAGAAATCATCACAGCGTCACTATTCCCAGCGAGTGTCGCATTCAACACGATCACGTGATCTACACTATTTACTCCACTTTTGGGGCATTTTATATCCCCTTGATGCTAATACTGATCCTCTATTACAGAATTTACCATGCTGCAAAGAGCCTATACCAAAAACGGGGGTCAAGCCGCCACCTAAGCAACAGGAGCACAGACAGCCAAAATTCTTTTGCCAGTTGTAAGCTCACGCAGACGTTCTGCGTGTCAGACTTCTCGACATCTGACCCAACCACGGAATTTGATAAAATACATGCGTCAGTGAGAATTCCTCCTATTGATAATGACCTGGAGCTGGCTGGTGACCGTCAGCAGATTTCCAGTACACGGGAACGAAAGGCTGCTCGCATCCTGGGACTGATCTTAGGGGCTTTCATCTTGTCGTGGTTACCATTTTTCATTAAGGAGCTTATTGTGGGCCTGAGTGTTCGCACGGTGTCTGCAGAAGTAGCTGACTTTTTGACATGGCTTGGCTATGTCAACTCCCTTATCAACCCTCTGCTGTATACTAGTTTTAATGACGATTTTAAGCTGGCCTTTAAAAAGCTTATTCGGTGTTGGGAAAATTCTTAA